The DNA window GAAGatcagaggaagaggaagacgaGGAGCGCCTCGACCGCATCAGCCGCCTCCCCGACTGCGTCCTCGGCGACATCGTCTGCCTCCTCCCCACCAAAGACGGCGCCCGCACGCAGGTCCTCTCTTCCCGCTGGCGCCACCTATGGCGCTCCGCTCCTCTCAACGTCGACCTCTACGACCGCTCCCTGAGCCGTCGTCACATCCCCCTCAGTAACATCTCCCGCATCCTCTCCTCGCacccgggccccggccgccacTTATCCATCCCCCGGGACTACGTACCGGAAGGCTGCGACGAGGACTGCTCCGCGACCCTGGACGCCTGGCTCCAGTCCCCCGCCCTCAACAACCTCCAGGAACTCGAGTTCCACCTCGGCTTTGAGCGACCGCCTTCGCCTCTGCCTGCATCAGCATGCCGCTTCGCGTCGCCAGCTTCGGCGGCTGTGTTTTCCCGGATGGGAACAACGCCAGCGCGCTCCACCTTCCCGTTCTCAAGCAGCTGAGCCTTTTGGGTGTCACAATCTCTGAGAGCTCTCTGCATTTCCTGCTCGCTGCCTGCCCTGTCTTGCAGAGCTTGATGCTAAATGACATCATCGGCTGTTCTCGCATCCGAATCATGTCCCCTACAATCAGAAGCATTGCGATCCGCATGCAAAATTCTTGGGGAGAAGGGCCCAAATCACAACAATTCATCATCCAGGACGCCCCCTGTCTCGAAAGATTACTTCTTTTTGGGCGAGGGCGGGTACGCTCGGAAATGGTCATCTCAGTAATCTGCGCCCCGAAATTGTATATTTTGGGGCAACTCCCTGGTGAGGATAGGCTTAGAATCGAGTTTGGCCCCACAATTTTTCAGGTATCTCTGCATCCTTTCCCTTTCACATTCATGAGGGGATGCAATTCGCTTTGCCCTTAGACTTTCATGCTTAACACAGGGATCACGTGTTGCTAATTCGACGATGCCAGTGCCTAGTGTGAAGGTTTTAGCTTTAACACAAATCAATCTTAGTTTGGATGTGGTCATTGACTTCATGAAATGCTTTCCCTGCTTGGAGAACCTGTACATCAAGATGGTGTGTGGGCAGTATGTCAAGGTGACTAAACATATTCTGTAATAGAATGTCCATCTCCATTCTTTTTTCACTACTACAGCATCGTGCTTGTTCCAAATCTAGGTTGTCACCATTTTTATGTTCCTTCAGTTTTTACAGCCAACAGAGCCAAGGATTACAAATGCATGGTGTCACAAATACCGGAACCTTATCGGTACCCTCGATATTCACTTAAAGAAAATTGTGGTGACCAACTATCGAGGCAACAAGGCACATGTTAACTTTGCCAAGTTCTTTATATTGAACGCGAGAGTCCTTGAATCATTGGTGCTTGAAGTATATGTTGGAAATGGTAATAAAGCTTGGATTGAAAGACAGCGTACACTGCTCCAGATAGAAAATAGAGCTTCAAGGAGTGCACAGTTTGATTTTGTGTCTTCTTCTGGTTGGCCTATGCTCTGTGACCATATCTGGTCTGAGCAAGCACATGATTTGTCGACAGCTGACCCCTTTGTAAGGTTTCATGACTGGCACTGATTCCTTTCAAGGACCATAAAAGCCCTCTTCTCCTGTCTTGGGTGACTTGGAGGTAATGCTATGCTTTCCATGGCTAGGACCTTAGTCAACAAAGAAGTAATGGAAcacaaaaatatatttgcatttCTTGGCACACCAAGTCCTGGTTTGCTAGTTGTCCTAGGCGTTTTAGTCATACTGGTCAGAAGTTTATCTGTGGTAAATGCACGGCTTCTGTATATTCTAATTGCAACACTTTGCTTCATAGTTTTTGACTAAGTGGTATACTATTTGGGTTGTAAATATGTGTCTTTTTCTGAATTGTCGGC is part of the Panicum hallii strain FIL2 chromosome 2, PHallii_v3.1, whole genome shotgun sequence genome and encodes:
- the LOC112879979 gene encoding F-box/FBD/LRR-repeat protein At1g51370-like, which encodes MGVVSGAKRRRRSEEEEDEERLDRISRLPDCVLGDIVCLLPTKDGARTQVLSSRWRHLWRSAPLNVDLYDRSLSRRHIPLSNISRILSSHPGPGRHLSIPRDYVPEGCDEDCSATLDAWLQSPALNNLQELEFHLGFERPPSPLPASACRFASPASAAVFSRMGTTPARSTFPFSSS